One stretch of Coleofasciculus sp. FACHB-T130 DNA includes these proteins:
- a CDS encoding efflux RND transporter periplasmic adaptor subunit, whose translation MQLPLISKVKNPSRWVIGLIASSILVVGSTTYFIMGRATPKLDIESLTVPVKSQTLKVRIIASGTVVPVQSVNLSPPTSGRLAKLYVEQGDRVQQGQKIAQMENSQLQAQFFQAKANLEQAQAKLQQAQAGSRPEEINQAKARLEQAKARLAAARVGRPEEIAQFKARLEQAEANLASVQIGRPEEIAQTEAQISAAEARVELAQKRANRNQQLASQGAISKDQLDEVLTEYRNASANLREAQRRLEQLKNRTSQEIQQRQAAVAEARSALQQSQKGGRSEEISQREADVAEAQAALRQLENGTRREEIAGLKAAADAARASMQAVQVQLSDTVIIAPFSGIVTQKYATEGAFVTPTTSASTTASATSTSIVAIARDLEILAKVPEVDVGQITQGQPVEIVADAYPDQVFKGKVKLIAPEAVVEQNVTSFQVRVALETGKEQLRSGMNVDLTFLGKPANNALVVPTVAIVTEKGKTGVLVPDEENKPQFKAVTIGPSIENQTQILDGINEGDRVFIDLPKDSKPKPEE comes from the coding sequence ATGCAACTTCCACTAATAAGCAAAGTCAAGAACCCTTCTCGGTGGGTCATTGGGCTGATAGCGTCTAGCATCTTGGTAGTTGGCTCTACCACTTATTTCATCATGGGTCGGGCAACGCCCAAACTAGACATTGAGAGCCTGACCGTACCTGTTAAATCGCAAACCTTGAAAGTACGGATTATCGCTAGCGGTACCGTCGTGCCCGTTCAAAGCGTCAATCTCAGCCCTCCAACATCTGGGCGTTTGGCAAAGTTATACGTCGAGCAGGGAGATAGAGTCCAGCAAGGGCAAAAAATCGCCCAAATGGAGAATTCCCAGCTTCAGGCTCAATTTTTTCAAGCCAAAGCCAATCTGGAGCAAGCTCAAGCCAAACTGCAACAAGCACAAGCGGGGAGCCGTCCCGAAGAAATCAATCAGGCAAAAGCCCGTCTAGAGCAAGCGAAAGCTCGTTTAGCTGCGGCGCGGGTGGGTCGTCCCGAAGAAATTGCCCAATTCAAAGCTCGTCTGGAGCAAGCCGAAGCGAATCTAGCATCGGTACAAATTGGTCGTCCTGAAGAAATTGCCCAGACCGAAGCTCAAATCTCTGCCGCCGAAGCGCGGGTAGAATTGGCACAAAAACGAGCCAATCGCAATCAACAGCTCGCTTCTCAAGGAGCCATTTCTAAAGACCAGTTGGATGAGGTACTGACAGAGTACCGCAATGCCAGCGCCAACCTGAGAGAAGCCCAACGACGGTTGGAGCAACTCAAAAACCGTACCAGCCAAGAAATTCAACAGCGTCAAGCGGCGGTAGCAGAAGCGCGATCTGCCTTGCAGCAAAGTCAAAAGGGCGGTCGCAGCGAGGAAATTTCCCAGCGCGAAGCGGATGTTGCAGAAGCTCAGGCTGCCCTGCGACAGTTAGAAAATGGGACGCGCCGAGAGGAGATTGCTGGGTTAAAAGCAGCCGCTGACGCTGCCAGAGCTTCGATGCAGGCGGTGCAAGTCCAGCTCTCTGACACGGTAATCATCGCTCCCTTTTCGGGGATTGTGACGCAGAAATACGCCACAGAAGGCGCTTTCGTCACTCCCACAACTTCTGCTTCGACTACGGCTTCCGCCACTTCAACTTCGATTGTTGCCATTGCCAGAGATTTAGAAATTCTGGCGAAAGTCCCAGAGGTTGATGTTGGGCAAATTACCCAAGGACAGCCGGTTGAGATTGTGGCAGATGCCTATCCCGACCAAGTGTTTAAAGGCAAGGTCAAGCTGATTGCGCCGGAAGCGGTGGTCGAGCAAAATGTCACGTCTTTTCAGGTGCGGGTCGCTCTGGAAACGGGTAAGGAACAACTGCGGTCGGGAATGAATGTTGACCTGACTTTTTTGGGTAAACCTGCGAATAATGCCTTGGTCGTTCCCACCGTGGCAATTGTCACCGAGAAAGGAAAGACGGGTGTATTAGTCCCTGATGAGGAGAACAAACCCCAGTTTAAAGCAGTGACGATTGGCCCATCGATTGAAAACCAAACGCAGATTTTAGATGGTATCAACGAAGGCGATCGCGTATTCATCGATTTGCCCAAAGATAGCAAACCCAAGCCAGAGGAATAA